DNA from Bacteroidota bacterium:
GGCCTGAATATGTTAAAACCACTGTGTGCTGCTACCATGATGCTTTAAATTCCATTGCTGACGGTACATATACCCCTGAGAAAATTGAAAAGTGGAAACAGGAATTGTCCACTGTATTTAACCGTGGCTTCTGGGATGGTTATTATCTGGGACAAAAGCTGGGCGAATGGAGTAACGTTTATGGTTCCAAAGCAACCAAAAGGAAAGTCTATCTTGGGAAAGGCACAAATTATTTTTCCAAATTAAAGGTAGCCGAATTTTATATGGAAACCGGTACTTTAAAAAACGGGGATGAAATTTTGATTATCGGCCCTACCACGGGTGTAATTCAGACCACCGTCAAGGAAATCAGGGTTGATTTGGAAAACGTAAATGAAGTGTCCAAAGGAAAAAGTTTTTCAATACCCTTGGATTCATTGGTCAGGCGTTCCGATAAACTTTATAAACTGGTGGATTCCAGGAAGGTTACTTTACAGTGATATACAGTTTTATTTACTCCAGATTCCTTTATCACTTTTTGAAACTATTTTTTTATATTGAATAGGAGCCAGGATGGCCGATATGATGAGTGATGTACAGGTTCCCAAAACTACGCCTGCAGAACCAAGATGAAGGGTTTTACCGAAATAAATTGAAAGGGGGATATTGACCACTGCCTGAAAAATGGCAATATATAAGGATAATCTGATCTTCCCTGTGCCATTGATAAAATAAGCCCATATATTGCACCAGGTACTGAGAATGATAAAAATGCCCATTATTGCTGAAAGCATAAAAGAGACCTTTACCATTTTACCTACCCAAAGATGGTAAAAGGTATTGGCTAAAAGTATCATGATTATGATACCGGCCGCAATCAGATACCAAAATTGAATTAATTTTTTCATGGTATTTTTTATCCATGAAAAATCCTCTTTTACATAAGCTTCAGTAAATGCTGACCATAAAGGGTTGATAATAATCCCAAAAAACATGGTTACCATTCCAAAATATTTGTATGCTATATTGTAAGCGGTTACCTCTTCGGGCCCCAGAATTTGGGTAATAATCACATTTGAAGAAGAAAAAACAACCAATACTGCGATGTTGATGATGAAAAACTGTATACCCAAACTTGCCAGTTCCTTGAAATATTTAAAATCTACAGATTTTAATGAAGGTTTATATTCTTTGTAATCATTATTGAAGAAATAAAATGAAGCGATCAGAAAGATTAACAGGGGAGAAACATTCAAGGTAATGCCAAGATAAAGGATGGAGCCTTTCGTGATTTTGGTCAGAAGGAAAATGATCAGCAAGGCCAATATATTTCCTAAAGTATCGAAGCTGCTGCTGATTGCAGGACGCTGGTCGGCTGTAATTATTATGCCCAATAGCCCAAGTACAAATCTGAACAGGAAAAAACCAAAAACGAATAATACCAATATCTCCAATTGTCCTGACATATAAGCCGGGGCATTTAAGACCCTGCACCAGGAAATAAATGGATTAAATAAAAGAATGAGTAGAAACAGGGAAGAAACAATTATTAATATGCCGGCATAAGTAGTACTTACATAAACTTTGGCTAATTGTTTATCTCCTTTTGCTATGGCTTCGGCAAATTTATTCCGCAGTCCCTGTCCCAGGCCAATGTCAAAAAAATTTACCCAGAGTACAATAGAACTTAGGGTAAGCCATACCCCATATTCTTTTGAGCCAATGTAATGCAAACAAAGGGGAACCAGCAAAAAGCTGGTGAAGATGCTAATACCTCTGATAATGATAGAGATTGCAATATTTTTTTTTGCTTTGATACTCCTGGCATGTCCCTGGGTAAAAAAAAGACTTATTTTCTGAACGGGAGAATTTAAATATTCCATCATCCTGTGAAAAATGAGTTCGGTTTAGGTCTTTTATTATTGTGAATTTAAGCTTGTTACAATAAGAAATTTATGGGTAGAGCTGAATTTTATGCCGGAAAGATTCAGCAGAAACATACCCACTCCAAAATTGCTTGTATTTATTGTTATCTCTTTTACTCCATCCTCCAGACTTTGTGAGTAAACCAAACGGCCAATGCTGTCGTAAATATTCAATTTAAGATTATTCACCTCGATTTTCTGCAGGTTTACTTTTATATCCTTTCCTTTTAATACCGGATTAGGATAAATATAAAAAGGAGGCTCAACGGTAGTCGGGACTACAGGTTGATAGGTCCCTTCCATCAGGATCAGAATTTGAGAGCTCCAGGGTTGCAGGGTTAATTCTTTTGTTATTTGATTGCCGTCCAAATCATTAAATATTGCCTGCTGAAGGTCAAATGTTTTGGTATAATCCGAAGGATTTGAGAAAAGAACTGATTTTGAAGTCGGCTCCTGGTATTTGGCATTAACTTCATATAAGTGCACATTATCCAGATAGAAGCCGGAT
Protein-coding regions in this window:
- a CDS encoding MATE family efflux transporter, which translates into the protein MMEYLNSPVQKISLFFTQGHARSIKAKKNIAISIIIRGISIFTSFLLVPLCLHYIGSKEYGVWLTLSSIVLWVNFFDIGLGQGLRNKFAEAIAKGDKQLAKVYVSTTYAGILIIVSSLFLLILLFNPFISWCRVLNAPAYMSGQLEILVLFVFGFFLFRFVLGLLGIIITADQRPAISSSFDTLGNILALLIIFLLTKITKGSILYLGITLNVSPLLIFLIASFYFFNNDYKEYKPSLKSVDFKYFKELASLGIQFFIINIAVLVVFSSSNVIITQILGPEEVTAYNIAYKYFGMVTMFFGIIINPLWSAFTEAYVKEDFSWIKNTMKKLIQFWYLIAAGIIIMILLANTFYHLWVGKMVKVSFMLSAIMGIFIILSTWCNIWAYFINGTGKIRLSLYIAIFQAVVNIPLSIYFGKTLHLGSAGVVLGTCTSLIISAILAPIQYKKIVSKSDKGIWSK